The genomic stretch ttccttccatttttttctcctcctcctccaccccctccttcCCAGGAGACAGCATCtcccagtgtagcccaggctgtgctCAAACTGAACCTTGTGAGGCTTCAGCTTCCAGAGCGCTCAAATTAGATGTACCAAACATAACCTTTTATCTTAAATGTGGTTCTGGTCACACAGCCATGTGACTGTCAACAACCAGTGGACAGAGAGCTGCTGGTCTGACTTGAGGTGTTTGGAAGTAGAATCCACACCCCGACGATCCACCCATGGATAGGACCAAGCTGACCGTGTTCCATACGCGCAGTTCCGCTCCCTCGGTGGCAGTTCATTCTGCTCCActgtttgtcttttggttttgagacagggtctctacctagccctggcttgcctggactcacagagatccgtgtgcctgctgctgcttcttgggATGAAAGGTTGTTCCACCTGTGTCCCGCCCAtctggctggagaaatggctcacgCGCAGTTCATCACTTTCAGGACTGTGAAATGAGCTGGGCAtgacagcctgcctctgcctgggagtTGCAGCTGAaagtgtgtgcccccactgcccagccGGGCTCGCATTGTCTCTGAGACAGTATCACGCAGCTTAGACTGGCCTTGATCCCCGTGCAGTTGATGCtctgaactcctgaccttcctgcacTCACTTCCTAACACTGGGGCcacaggtgtgtgccgccacacccagACTGAGGATTTTCTTTTTGGAGAGAGGGCCTCAgaaaatagaccaggctggcctccaaaccTCAGATCCTCctggtgccaccactgcccactccAGACCACTTCCCAGGCACAATGTCAGCACCAGTTTAGCAGGGGGTCTGGAGAGACACCTTTGGGTTCCTGCTGTCCCCAGAGGCTTCAAGGGCTCTTCCCCCCAGATCACTCTGGCTGTTTTCACAATGGCAGCTACATAGGTTGTGTTCTTTAATTGTCAGACGGATATCGTGGTGTGTGCGCACGCCTGAATTGTGACAAGATGGTAGCATACACTGGTCTCCCAGAAGCCAGGGCGGCAGAAGTGGGCGTGTGCCTCAGCTGAGTCCCACCCACAGAGTTCTCAGATGGACAAGCAACGCGGTGGGGGCTGTGGGCTCACAGTGATTGTGACTTTGGATCCCAGGCTAAACCAGTCccatattctctttcttcttgactCATAATGAGACACATGGGCACACAGTGACACCATTCTTGTCAAGGGGACAAGGCAGTTAGCTGCTGGAGTGCTTACAGAGATGGTTTCCATTGGAATTGACTTTGGTCCTCACAGTGGTGATGCTGGAACCTTTGTGAGGTACAGTTAAGGGGCATGGAGAGAGGTTCAGAGAGAAGTTCTCAGCATCTGGTccagctgcctgtagctccagccccaggggatctgacacccagtTCTAGCCTCTgaactcacgtgcacacacacacacacatatacccacaatTGAGATAAAAATACAATTTGAACAGATCTCGAGAAGGCCTTAGGACACTGAAGGCTCTCCCTTCAAGGGGTGAGCAGTAGACTCTAGTTAGTTCTTGGGTTGCTATAAAAAGAGCAAGCCCACTGCTCCTTGCTCATGCTTCCCATGAGACTGTTGACTGTGGCATGCTGTCCCACCACGGAACTGCCACTGCCATGAGGTACTCACTGGACCTTTATAAATAATCCAGCTTCAGGTACTTCATTATTAGTAACAAAAAGTGGACAAGTGTGGGTTTGTCTCACTTCAGAAGGAACCTCAAAGTGAGGGAGTGGCCTTCTCTTGCTGCCTCCGGAAGTGGCCGCCTGCATGTGCCAACCCTTCCTGAATCCTGAGACAACAGCGCTAAAACACAGTAATGGCACTGCTCGCGGTTAGCAGGCACTGCTCGCAGTTAGCAGGCACTGTGGTCCCTTCCAATGGGTCTGAGCTGTTTAGTCAATGGATGCTGGAGCCGGTGGTGTCCAACATAAAAACATGTTTGCTGAACACATTAGTTCTGTTTGCAGCCCAAGACACGCTTCTTCCAGAGAGAAGGCTCTTCCTGTGAGCATAACATGTAGTTCCTCCTGCCTAGAGATGAAAGGGGGAGCAAGGACAGGCTTGTGTTAGTGCTTAAGGAGTGGGGACAGGTCTGCCGGGATGCCGACCCACTCAGGTAGGAAGGCGGCCTCTGGCTTAAAAACTTTGAGGAAGGGAGAATCTGGAAGGGTATAGTTGGCTAGGTAGATGGTGTCACCACCTGCCAGGTAGGCAGCCCAAATCCCAAAGGTACCAATAGTCATGATGGTATGGTTGCACTGGGTGAGGAGTGCGAAGTCCTTGGCTGGAGAACCCTCAATACCATTGCCAGCGAACACCACATCCCCTCGGGAGGCGTCAATGTTCTGCTTGCACCAGGCCATGCCATTGCTGGTGACTACAAAGACGGGAGACGGATAGCGTGCCCGGAACCTGTCCAGGGCCTGTTCCAAGTAACCCCGGTCAGCCACTACGCCCTTCCAAATGTTGGGCATGACATGCACATAGTCCCCCCGGCGCACATGGACACCCACAAACGTACTTGGCTGGCCCCCATTCACCCGCAGGCCACGCAGGAAGGTCTGGGCCTCCTCACGCACATGATCGTGCAGGGTGAACTCCTGCAGGATCTCTGAGCGCAGGTGGTGGTAGAAGGTCCAGGAGCACGGGTACCCTGTGAGGCGCACGTAGCGTCCCGGGATGTGGCGGTACCGCTCCTCCATCCAGTCGTTCAGGTGGTAGTTGTGCCACGGGATCTTCTTGTCGGTGTCGCTGTGCAGCACTGGGAGGCTGATCCTGAAGATGGGCGCCAGGGTGCTGTGCATGGACGCGGGGATGAATGCGGGCTTTCCGTTCATCCTGGCCAGTGCGAACAGGGTGGCGTACTCGCCCATCTGGTTCCCCAGGCGGCCAATGGAATTGATGGTGAACATGCCCTGCAGCTGGCTGCTCCCTGGCCTCGTTGTGGCTGCTGGCTCTCGTGTGGGCTTCTCTGGTGGGGTTTGAATCTTCACAATTCTGTGCTGGATGTGGACGATGGTGGAAGTCACGAAGACAAAGATGAGGAAGTGGgccagaggaaaggagaaaggaacctGGGAGCTGGCCATGGCTGccaggaaggaaagcaggcaggTTAGCTGGGGAGGGGCCTGAATATGTGCTTTGTAGGCACTGTGTGCATAAATACTTGGCATTCATTCAGCTTTTCTCCTTGATTGTGCCTCAGCGTGcatcctggttttctttttggtttgttagAGACACAATTTCGAGCTATAGCTCAGGCTAACCAAGAACTGTGTGTGGCCCTGCTCCACTGTTGGGATACAGAGTGAGCCAGAATAATGTCCTCTTTGGAGGGAAAGTGTGTGTCAAGTGTTCAAATGAGGcaagatgaaaaaaagaaaaaagacc from Arvicola amphibius chromosome 12, mArvAmp1.2, whole genome shotgun sequence encodes the following:
- the Fut2 gene encoding galactoside alpha-(1,2)-fucosyltransferase 2 yields the protein MASSQVPFSFPLAHFLIFVFVTSTIVHIQHRIVKIQTPPEKPTREPAATTRPGSSQLQGMFTINSIGRLGNQMGEYATLFALARMNGKPAFIPASMHSTLAPIFRISLPVLHSDTDKKIPWHNYHLNDWMEERYRHIPGRYVRLTGYPCSWTFYHHLRSEILQEFTLHDHVREEAQTFLRGLRVNGGQPSTFVGVHVRRGDYVHVMPNIWKGVVADRGYLEQALDRFRARYPSPVFVVTSNGMAWCKQNIDASRGDVVFAGNGIEGSPAKDFALLTQCNHTIMTIGTFGIWAAYLAGGDTIYLANYTLPDSPFLKVFKPEAAFLPEWVGIPADLSPLLKH